A genomic segment from Maridesulfovibrio ferrireducens encodes:
- a CDS encoding MlaE family lipid ABC transporter permease subunit: MGSDFIKLEKSGSNLKLSGRLDAEGAGKVWEQARSEVSSGVNSIDCSDIEYMDGGGASLFMMMDAACRDRGVSLAINSLDPEFTKFLELFDVEKASPPPASRAKRGGVYGWIYSIGESGQIVAKDMRQQIEFAGNCVLAFLDIVTGRRRLRWPDFWLTAEKVGSDGLPIILLIGFLMGLIMSFQSAVSLRRFGGEIFVPNMLGLVMFRELGPMVTAILLAGRTGSAFAAEIGTMKVNEELDALSTMGLNPVSFLVVPRVLATILVTPLLTLFFNFMSLVGGALVMLSMGYPLATFCGRVFQNVQWMDFSGGMMKAFVFSFLVAGIGCQRGLVTKSGASAVGDSATSAVVSGIVLIAVFDGLFAVIFFMAGI, from the coding sequence ATGGGGTCAGATTTTATTAAACTTGAAAAATCAGGTAGCAATCTTAAGCTTTCAGGTAGGCTTGATGCTGAGGGTGCAGGGAAAGTCTGGGAACAGGCTCGCTCAGAAGTCTCTTCCGGCGTAAATTCTATTGATTGTTCTGATATTGAATATATGGATGGAGGCGGAGCTTCTCTTTTCATGATGATGGATGCTGCTTGCCGCGATAGAGGTGTATCTCTGGCTATCAATAGTCTGGATCCTGAATTTACTAAATTTCTTGAACTTTTTGATGTCGAAAAAGCTTCACCGCCTCCGGCTTCCAGGGCTAAAAGAGGCGGCGTATACGGCTGGATTTATTCTATAGGAGAATCTGGTCAAATAGTTGCGAAGGATATGAGGCAGCAGATCGAGTTTGCCGGTAATTGTGTTCTTGCTTTTTTAGATATAGTTACCGGTCGTCGCCGTTTACGCTGGCCGGATTTTTGGCTGACAGCTGAAAAAGTAGGATCTGATGGATTGCCGATTATTTTGCTGATCGGTTTTTTGATGGGACTGATTATGTCATTTCAATCAGCAGTCTCTCTTCGCCGTTTCGGCGGGGAAATTTTTGTCCCTAATATGCTCGGTTTAGTAATGTTCAGAGAGTTGGGACCTATGGTTACCGCCATTTTACTAGCCGGTAGAACCGGCTCTGCATTTGCTGCTGAAATCGGGACAATGAAGGTAAATGAAGAGCTGGATGCATTAAGCACAATGGGGCTTAATCCGGTAAGCTTTTTAGTTGTCCCGAGAGTCCTTGCTACAATTTTAGTTACACCGCTTCTCACTTTATTTTTTAATTTTATGAGTCTTGTGGGAGGAGCTTTGGTCATGCTGTCCATGGGCTATCCTCTTGCTACCTTTTGCGGCAGAGTTTTTCAAAATGTGCAGTGGATGGATTTTTCCGGTGGAATGATGAAAGCTTTTGTATTCAGCTTTCTTGTTGCGGGAATAGGGTGTCAACGCGGCCTTGTTACTAAGTCCGGAGCCAGTGCTGTCGGTGATTCCGCGACGAGTGCGGTGGTCAGCGGAATTGTTTTGATCGCTGTTTTTGATGGACTTTTTGCCGTAATATTCTTTATGGCGGGTATTTAA
- a CDS encoding ABC transporter ATP-binding protein, producing the protein MSQPVKNIIEVENLTCAYGELVIVKDISFGVKSGEIFVILGGSGCGKSTVLKHLIGLFPPAQGKILIDGDDIGSAHGSDKLDILRRIGVMYQTGALFGSMTLLENVRLPLEEFTSMPLDAMNYVARMKLSLVGLEGSAEKMPSELSGGMIKRGAIARAMALDPKILFLDEPSAGLDPITSAELDELIRSLSRSLGVTFVIVTHELQSIFSIADRIIMLDKGTKGIIAEGDPRKLRDESDIPLVRSFFHRELADKTSNATPVVETI; encoded by the coding sequence TTGAGCCAGCCAGTCAAAAATATAATAGAGGTAGAAAATCTTACCTGTGCATACGGTGAGTTAGTTATAGTAAAGGATATTTCATTCGGCGTTAAGAGTGGGGAAATATTCGTTATCCTCGGTGGATCTGGATGCGGTAAAAGTACAGTACTGAAGCATCTGATAGGCCTTTTTCCACCGGCACAGGGGAAGATCTTAATTGACGGTGACGATATCGGTTCCGCTCATGGAAGTGATAAGCTTGATATTTTACGCCGTATCGGGGTGATGTATCAAACGGGAGCTTTGTTCGGTTCTATGACATTGCTTGAAAATGTGCGGCTTCCTTTAGAAGAATTTACCTCCATGCCGCTTGATGCCATGAATTATGTTGCCAGAATGAAGCTGTCACTTGTGGGGCTTGAAGGTTCTGCGGAAAAGATGCCATCGGAATTATCCGGGGGAATGATTAAGCGAGGGGCAATTGCCCGCGCAATGGCGCTTGATCCTAAAATTTTATTTCTTGATGAACCGTCAGCTGGCCTTGACCCTATTACATCTGCAGAACTTGATGAATTGATACGCAGTCTTTCGCGCTCGCTGGGGGTTACTTTTGTAATTGTAACTCATGAGCTTCAATCAATATTTTCCATAGCGGATAGAATTATAATGCTTGATAAAGGTACAAAAGGCATCATTGCCGAAGGTGATCCCCGCAAGTTGCGGGATGAATCTGATATTCCGTTAGTCCGCAGTTTTTTTCACAGAGAATTGGCTGATAAGACAAGTAATGCAACACCGGTCGTGGAGACAATATGA
- a CDS encoding MlaD family protein codes for MSRKTNPFRLGLFVIIGTLLFVIALAILGAGQIFEKTIKMETYINESVNGLEVGSPIKFRGVKIGSVSTIGFVTDEYVTINESELRYVYILGELDSKMFNSLEGEDMIESLKIEVQRGLRARPVSLGLTGQLFLEIDYVNPQRNPPLQITWDPEYLYVPSAPSMLSRVEGAVASISETLEDINQAKIAEAVDDVRAVAQTVNGFLKKSDAAEISKNLTGTLAQAEKFIARINTLLADPEVDHLVPDVASAAHKLKIIMDSTSGDIIGALKDIRKASASAKNVTGDMEGYLESPEGKKTLSDLSKTLNNIGQASDKIKDAATRFEGTLSRVNVMVAGQQGNIEAILDNVRRLVENLRELSSEAKQYPSGVLFGDPPKKGLVK; via the coding sequence ATGAGCCGTAAGACAAATCCCTTCAGACTGGGACTTTTTGTAATAATTGGAACTCTTTTGTTCGTAATTGCACTTGCAATTTTAGGCGCAGGACAAATATTTGAAAAAACAATTAAAATGGAAACCTATATTAATGAGTCAGTCAATGGACTTGAAGTAGGCTCTCCCATAAAATTTCGCGGTGTAAAGATCGGGTCAGTCAGTACTATCGGTTTTGTAACTGATGAATATGTAACAATAAATGAAAGTGAATTAAGATATGTTTATATCCTTGGGGAACTTGACAGTAAGATGTTTAATTCTCTCGAAGGGGAGGATATGATAGAATCTCTGAAAATAGAGGTTCAGCGCGGCCTTCGTGCCCGTCCGGTTTCACTTGGCCTGACCGGTCAGCTATTTCTTGAAATTGACTATGTTAATCCCCAAAGAAATCCGCCACTCCAGATAACCTGGGATCCTGAATATCTTTATGTTCCTTCAGCTCCATCCATGCTCAGCAGGGTTGAAGGTGCTGTTGCTTCGATCAGTGAGACTCTGGAGGATATTAATCAAGCTAAGATTGCCGAAGCTGTTGATGATGTCCGTGCGGTAGCGCAAACTGTAAATGGATTTTTAAAGAAATCCGATGCCGCAGAAATCAGCAAAAATCTTACTGGAACATTGGCTCAGGCAGAAAAATTTATTGCCCGTATAAATACTCTGCTGGCAGATCCTGAAGTTGATCACTTGGTGCCGGATGTTGCTTCTGCTGCACATAAATTAAAAATTATCATGGATTCTACTTCCGGAGATATAATCGGAGCATTGAAAGATATTCGCAAAGCATCAGCAAGTGCCAAAAATGTAACCGGTGACATGGAAGGTTATCTGGAAAGTCCTGAGGGAAAGAAGACCTTAAGCGATCTGTCAAAGACCCTGAACAATATAGGACAGGCGTCGGATAAAATTAAGGACGCTGCAACCAGATTTGAAGGAACTCTATCACGGGTTAATGTTATGGTTGCAGGACAACAGGGAAACATTGAAGCTATTTTAGACAATGTACGAAGACTGGTAGAAAATTTACGGGAACTTAGCAGTGAAGCCAAACAATATCCTTCCGGAGTTCTTTTCGGAGATCCTCCTAAGAAAGGGCTGGTTAAATAA
- a CDS encoding ABC-type transport auxiliary lipoprotein family protein, whose protein sequence is MKDYISKKALILFLAASILIVAVSGCVKLERPSLDRKYYTLSAVRSGQGVFTNGTTKNLIVRRIKVSSRYEDRDLVYHVSENVYEADYYNAFFVPPASMLTQELKVWMADSGIFANVLGPESMGTGEFLLEGVVNSIYGDFSGPSPKAVINMQFFMLDNSSPEMPIIYSRSFNRDVVAKSATASALVVAMNEGLTDIFSELEKDIAKVVNVKN, encoded by the coding sequence GTGAAAGATTATATTTCAAAAAAAGCGTTAATACTGTTTCTTGCAGCAAGTATTTTAATTGTTGCTGTTTCCGGATGTGTAAAGCTCGAACGACCTTCGCTGGATCGTAAATATTATACGTTGTCGGCAGTTCGAAGTGGGCAGGGCGTATTTACGAATGGTACAACAAAAAATTTAATTGTCCGTCGTATTAAAGTTTCATCCCGGTATGAAGATAGAGATTTAGTGTATCACGTTTCTGAAAATGTATATGAAGCGGATTATTATAATGCGTTCTTCGTACCTCCTGCATCGATGCTGACACAGGAGCTGAAAGTCTGGATGGCTGATTCCGGTATTTTTGCCAATGTACTGGGGCCGGAAAGTATGGGAACCGGCGAGTTTTTGCTGGAGGGTGTAGTTAATTCTATTTATGGTGATTTTAGCGGACCTTCACCGAAGGCTGTAATTAATATGCAATTTTTCATGCTTGATAATTCCAGCCCGGAGATGCCGATAATTTATTCGCGTAGTTTCAATAGGGACGTTGTTGCAAAATCAGCTACCGCATCAGCGCTTGTCGTGGCAATGAATGAAGGACTCACCGATATTTTTAGTGAGCTTGAGAAAGATATAGCTAAAGTCGTAAACGTTAAGAATTAG
- a CDS encoding diguanylate cyclase, protein MNNELDLKSISSELVLMREKHETLKHKILKKCPECEQAQFKELFAHAACAIVVLDENGNIIFTNKSFNDITGFSQEESLKSPIHQIMLSSDLDTANFIKNISSNSEYSTNLIFPMVHKNHDEIWVDMSVKNITDDSNSCKSSICIFKDITKEKESELRKEELIEELMEVKELQEDNSAQLNLLLHELDDKNLKLKKEISERKKAENKLRESEERFKSLSITDQLTGLYNRRHLQDVAHAEFDRCKRDNKPLCALLMDVDDFKHFNDTYGHSAGDEVLERVGKLLRQSIRDSDRAFRYGGEEFIILLPETECKQAILTAEKIRVAMAEEQYTPNEGAPVHKTISIGVAEYEPGECLDKMLKRADDNMYQAKIKGKNRVYFSCETGSAPAS, encoded by the coding sequence ATGAACAATGAATTAGACTTAAAATCGATTTCGTCTGAGCTAGTACTCATGCGTGAAAAGCATGAAACACTCAAACATAAAATTTTAAAGAAATGTCCAGAATGCGAACAGGCCCAATTTAAAGAACTTTTTGCACACGCGGCGTGTGCTATTGTTGTTCTCGATGAGAACGGCAATATAATTTTTACTAATAAAAGTTTCAATGATATTACCGGATTTTCACAAGAAGAATCCTTAAAAAGTCCAATTCATCAGATTATGCTATCCTCTGATCTGGATACAGCTAATTTCATAAAAAATATTTCTTCAAATTCTGAATATAGTACCAACTTAATTTTCCCCATGGTGCATAAAAACCATGACGAAATTTGGGTAGATATGTCTGTCAAAAATATCACTGACGACAGTAATTCATGCAAAAGTTCAATATGTATATTTAAAGATATCACCAAAGAAAAAGAAAGCGAACTTCGTAAAGAAGAACTTATCGAAGAACTCATGGAAGTTAAAGAACTGCAGGAAGACAACTCTGCACAACTTAACCTCTTGCTTCATGAACTTGATGATAAAAATTTAAAACTCAAAAAAGAAATATCTGAAAGGAAAAAAGCGGAAAACAAGTTACGGGAAAGTGAAGAAAGATTCAAAAGTCTAAGCATCACAGACCAGTTGACCGGACTTTACAACCGCAGACACCTACAAGACGTTGCACACGCAGAATTTGACCGCTGCAAGCGCGACAACAAACCATTATGCGCCCTGCTAATGGATGTAGACGACTTTAAACATTTCAATGACACCTACGGACATTCCGCAGGAGATGAAGTCCTGGAGCGTGTAGGCAAGCTCCTCCGGCAATCCATCCGCGACTCAGACAGAGCCTTTAGATACGGAGGAGAAGAGTTTATTATTCTTTTACCTGAAACGGAATGCAAACAGGCTATACTTACAGCCGAAAAAATACGCGTAGCAATGGCAGAAGAACAGTATACCCCTAATGAAGGAGCACCTGTTCATAAAACCATTAGTATAGGTGTTGCTGAATATGAACCAGGCGAATGTCTTGATAAAATGCTTAAACGAGCGGATGACAACATGTATCAGGCTAAAATAAAAGGTAAAAACAGAGTCTACTTTTCATGTGAGACTGGTAGCGCCCCTGCTTCCTAA
- a CDS encoding DUF445 domain-containing protein yields the protein MITMKLLLSPIICALIGWVTNFLAVKMLFHPYKPIKIGPFVLQGIFPKRQKELAESLGKMIERELISHTDIKNVIHDPAFIEKHKGVILEYLDVFFREKLTTLHPMVGMFLNDENLKTVKVMLSKELDEMLPKLIETTASELECSLDFKCLVQDKVECFSMEQLEAILFGIMKKEFRFIEVIGGVLGFIIGLIQVFIFII from the coding sequence ATGATTACAATGAAGCTTCTTCTTTCGCCGATTATATGTGCGTTGATCGGTTGGGTCACAAATTTTCTTGCTGTTAAAATGCTTTTTCATCCGTACAAACCGATTAAAATCGGTCCATTTGTTCTTCAGGGGATTTTTCCTAAAAGACAGAAAGAGCTGGCGGAAAGTCTCGGTAAAATGATCGAGCGGGAACTGATATCTCATACTGATATCAAAAACGTTATTCATGATCCTGCTTTTATTGAAAAACATAAAGGGGTTATTCTTGAATATCTTGATGTCTTTTTTAGAGAAAAGCTGACAACTCTTCACCCTATGGTCGGAATGTTTCTGAATGATGAGAATCTTAAGACTGTCAAAGTAATGCTTTCCAAAGAACTTGATGAGATGTTGCCTAAATTGATTGAAACAACGGCTTCTGAGCTTGAGTGTTCGCTTGATTTTAAATGTTTGGTTCAGGATAAAGTTGAATGTTTTTCCATGGAGCAGCTTGAAGCAATTCTTTTCGGCATAATGAAGAAAGAATTCAGGTTTATTGAAGTAATCGGTGGTGTACTTGGGTTCATTATAGGTCTTATTCAGGTTTTCATTTTTATTATATAA
- a CDS encoding tetratricopeptide repeat protein: protein MKKIISVVQVMLLLMMASCAQLTGPYYLEQEKYDQGIAALGEQLKENPEDASSAYYVGRYYLALEKQKQAQPYLQRAVKLDPENANYHFWLGVDYWALKDFKKERVAYGRALTLDPKHISANLYLGHSYLDKGKWAEALVQYDKVIKLDKYNPEALYNRADALKHLGRSSEEITAWKKFLEYYPDGILAMRATENLNLHGDFTYRNFILGKRNVTLKTMKFKTESARLDVASKKSLHVLAAMLESNKKLSFHIVAYKKGDVALANKRAQSVRDYIMGGHPRLDSKRMELSWFGSAERIKRGGKTFSIDDSVQFITDVQ, encoded by the coding sequence GTGAAAAAAATTATTTCTGTAGTGCAAGTCATGCTGCTGCTTATGATGGCATCATGTGCTCAGCTTACAGGTCCTTACTACCTTGAACAGGAAAAATACGATCAAGGAATTGCTGCTCTAGGCGAACAACTGAAAGAGAACCCCGAGGATGCTTCTTCAGCATATTATGTCGGGCGGTATTATCTTGCTTTGGAAAAACAGAAACAAGCTCAGCCTTATCTGCAACGCGCAGTCAAACTTGATCCGGAAAATGCCAATTATCATTTTTGGTTGGGAGTAGATTACTGGGCGTTAAAAGATTTTAAAAAGGAACGTGTTGCTTACGGGCGTGCGCTCACTTTAGACCCAAAGCATATTTCAGCAAATCTTTATCTTGGGCACAGTTACCTTGATAAGGGGAAATGGGCTGAAGCTCTGGTTCAGTATGATAAAGTTATTAAATTGGATAAATATAATCCAGAAGCTTTATATAACCGGGCAGATGCTTTGAAACATTTAGGACGATCTTCTGAAGAAATTACGGCTTGGAAAAAATTTCTAGAATATTATCCTGATGGGATTTTGGCTATGCGTGCTACCGAAAATCTTAATTTGCACGGAGATTTTACCTACCGTAATTTTATTTTAGGTAAGCGTAATGTTACATTAAAAACAATGAAATTTAAGACTGAATCAGCTCGTCTTGATGTTGCCAGTAAAAAATCGCTGCATGTGCTTGCTGCGATGCTTGAATCAAATAAAAAACTTAGTTTTCATATAGTGGCTTATAAGAAAGGAGACGTTGCTTTGGCTAACAAGCGTGCCCAAAGTGTTCGTGATTATATTATGGGAGGCCACCCACGGTTAGACTCTAAAAGAATGGAGCTGAGTTGGTTCGGTTCTGCAGAGCGCATTAAACGGGGAGGCAAAACCTTCTCCATTGATGACTCCGTTCAATTTATTACCGATGTTCAATAG
- a CDS encoding sterol desaturase family protein — translation MEWGEVIRVTLFLGTGIGLALWEKAVPRRNGLPDRGWRWSSNLGMVVISAILVRFIFPVLPVALAFIVLKNGWGLIPLVGLPFWGEGVLGFVLLDLAIYFQHRAFHFWRPLWLLHRMHHADTFYDFTTGVRFHPLEFILSMTFKLILVVVFGIQPLAVLCFEVVLNCLAMFNHGNIRLPQRVDEVMRLLVVTPDMHRVHHSTDMREMNQNFGFNLPWWDRLFATYKAQPDLGHEKMVIGLNIFRDKKYRSLHLMLAMPFIKAGATKLKVEKPEKVEKLE, via the coding sequence ATGGAATGGGGTGAAGTAATCAGGGTAACTCTTTTTCTCGGGACGGGGATAGGTCTTGCATTATGGGAGAAAGCCGTCCCTCGCCGTAATGGTTTGCCTGATCGGGGTTGGAGGTGGAGTAGTAATCTGGGGATGGTGGTAATTTCAGCTATCCTTGTCCGGTTTATATTTCCTGTCCTGCCTGTTGCTTTGGCTTTTATTGTCCTTAAAAATGGCTGGGGCTTGATTCCTTTAGTGGGATTGCCATTCTGGGGGGAGGGTGTACTAGGCTTTGTTCTTTTGGATTTGGCAATTTACTTTCAACATCGGGCTTTTCATTTCTGGCGCCCTTTGTGGTTATTGCATCGTATGCATCATGCCGATACATTTTATGATTTTACAACGGGAGTTCGCTTTCATCCTTTAGAATTTATTTTGTCCATGACCTTTAAACTTATTTTGGTTGTCGTGTTCGGTATCCAGCCGTTAGCAGTGCTTTGTTTTGAAGTGGTTTTGAACTGTCTGGCTATGTTTAATCATGGCAATATCCGGCTTCCGCAGAGAGTGGACGAGGTTATGCGTTTATTGGTTGTTACGCCGGATATGCACCGGGTGCATCATTCTACAGATATGCGCGAGATGAATCAAAATTTCGGTTTTAATTTACCATGGTGGGACAGGCTTTTCGCAACTTACAAAGCTCAGCCGGATTTGGGACACGAAAAGATGGTTATCGGGCTTAATATTTTTAGAGATAAAAAATATCGTTCACTACACCTGATGCTGGCGATGCCGTTTATTAAAGCAGGAGCCACGAAGCTAAAAGTAGAAAAGCCAGAGAAAGTAGAAAAGTTAGAGTAG
- the rpe gene encoding ribulose-phosphate 3-epimerase, whose product MAEKETIISPSLLSCDFSRLANELKALEEAGLKWAHLDVMDGNFVPNITFGPPVIKSMRKECNLFFDCHLMIEQPERYITDFANAGADLICIHAESTNHLERTVAAIVEAGAKPAIALNPATPLESIKYLIPQLYMVLIMSVNPGFGGQKYIPFCTDKVRDLKAMITEQGADTLIQLDGGVTIDNCRELVEAGADVLVSGSAFFNFPPYAKRHKLFLERCAGK is encoded by the coding sequence ATGGCTGAAAAAGAAACCATAATTTCACCTTCGCTGCTTTCATGCGATTTCAGCAGATTGGCAAACGAACTTAAGGCTCTTGAAGAAGCAGGACTGAAATGGGCTCATCTTGATGTTATGGACGGTAATTTCGTGCCGAACATCACCTTTGGTCCGCCCGTCATCAAGTCCATGCGTAAAGAATGCAATCTGTTTTTCGACTGTCATCTTATGATTGAACAGCCTGAAAGATATATCACTGACTTTGCTAATGCCGGTGCAGATCTTATCTGCATTCACGCTGAATCTACAAATCACCTTGAAAGAACTGTTGCCGCCATCGTTGAAGCAGGTGCGAAACCCGCCATTGCTCTCAATCCGGCAACTCCTCTGGAATCAATTAAGTATCTGATTCCGCAGTTATACATGGTTCTCATAATGAGTGTTAACCCCGGCTTCGGTGGGCAGAAATATATTCCTTTCTGCACAGACAAAGTCAGGGATTTAAAAGCAATGATTACTGAACAGGGAGCAGATACCCTTATTCAGCTCGACGGTGGTGTCACCATCGATAATTGCAGAGAATTGGTTGAAGCGGGCGCAGATGTGCTTGTTTCAGGATCAGCTTTCTTTAACTTCCCTCCTTATGCAAAACGTCACAAATTATTCTTAGAACGTTGCGCCGGAAAATAA
- a CDS encoding AsnC family transcriptional regulator, with product MDALDKQILAIIQSGFPIASRPYAVIGEQVGINEDEALNRVAKLREEGVIRRIGANFGSRELGWRSTLCAAKVPEEKIEEFVAEVNKHKGVTHNYLRENEFNIWFTYIGPDWDNVVNTLQSITDKTGIDILNLPASTMFKIKVDFNMDGESKEND from the coding sequence ATGGACGCTTTAGATAAGCAGATACTTGCCATCATCCAATCAGGATTTCCTATCGCCTCCCGTCCATACGCTGTCATCGGCGAACAGGTAGGGATTAACGAAGATGAAGCCCTGAACAGGGTTGCGAAGCTTAGAGAAGAGGGTGTAATCCGCAGGATAGGAGCAAACTTCGGTTCAAGAGAACTTGGCTGGAGATCAACCCTTTGCGCGGCTAAAGTACCCGAAGAAAAAATCGAAGAATTCGTTGCCGAAGTTAATAAACACAAAGGTGTCACTCATAATTATCTTCGTGAAAATGAATTCAACATATGGTTCACTTACATCGGCCCGGACTGGGATAATGTTGTAAACACACTCCAGTCCATCACTGATAAAACCGGAATTGATATCCTCAATCTGCCAGCAAGCACTATGTTTAAAATCAAAGTAGATTTTAATATGGACGGCGAAAGCAAGGAGAATGACTAA
- the ahbD gene encoding heme b synthase, whose protein sequence is MSDNNNSHPAGHPAGHPGVNPIPQKNADGSPPLRLIAWEVTRSCNLACKHCRAEAHPEPYPGELSTDEAKALIDTFPETGNPIIIFTGGEPLLRKDVFELVAYAKTKDLRCVMAPNGTLLTAENSVTLKEIGIERCSISIDAASAELHDEFRGEKGAYDSSMRGIQFLKDAGIEFQINTTVTRNNLHMFKEIFHLARDLGASAWHIFLLVPTGRASELGEQVISADEYEEVLNWFYDFQKTTDMQLKATCAPHYHRILRQRAKEDGIPVNFENFGLDAVSRGCLGGVGFCFISHTGQVQPCGYLDLDCGNVRDIPFPQIWSKSQQFLNLRNPATYDGKCGYCEFEKVCGGCRARAATMEGNYLGPEPLCSYTPKKKPKKDS, encoded by the coding sequence ATGAGTGATAATAACAATTCACATCCAGCCGGACATCCTGCTGGTCATCCGGGCGTTAATCCCATCCCTCAGAAAAACGCTGACGGATCACCACCTCTGCGACTGATTGCATGGGAAGTAACCCGTTCATGCAACCTTGCGTGTAAGCATTGCCGCGCGGAAGCCCATCCGGAACCTTATCCCGGTGAACTTTCCACTGATGAAGCAAAAGCTCTCATCGATACTTTCCCTGAAACTGGAAACCCCATCATTATTTTCACAGGCGGAGAACCTCTGCTCAGAAAAGATGTTTTCGAGCTGGTCGCCTACGCCAAGACAAAAGATTTGCGCTGCGTAATGGCACCTAACGGAACACTTCTTACCGCTGAAAACTCCGTTACCCTCAAAGAAATCGGAATTGAACGGTGTTCAATCTCAATTGATGCCGCTTCTGCTGAGCTTCACGATGAATTCAGAGGTGAGAAAGGTGCGTATGATTCATCAATGCGCGGCATTCAGTTCCTTAAAGATGCAGGAATTGAGTTCCAGATCAACACCACGGTAACTCGTAACAATCTGCACATGTTCAAGGAAATCTTCCACCTTGCCAGAGACCTCGGAGCCTCGGCATGGCATATTTTCCTGCTGGTTCCTACAGGCAGAGCTTCTGAACTTGGCGAGCAGGTTATCAGTGCCGATGAGTACGAAGAAGTGCTGAACTGGTTCTATGACTTCCAGAAAACCACTGACATGCAGCTTAAAGCAACATGTGCTCCTCACTATCACCGCATCCTGAGACAACGTGCTAAAGAAGACGGAATCCCAGTTAATTTCGAGAATTTCGGCCTCGACGCAGTAAGCCGCGGCTGTCTCGGCGGAGTCGGTTTCTGTTTTATTTCTCACACCGGACAAGTTCAGCCTTGCGGTTACCTTGACCTTGATTGCGGAAACGTCCGCGACATTCCTTTCCCGCAGATCTGGAGCAAATCTCAGCAATTTTTAAATCTCAGAAATCCGGCAACCTATGACGGTAAATGCGGATACTGCGAATTTGAAAAAGTCTGCGGAGGCTGCCGCGCCCGCGCTGCCACAATGGAAGGCAACTACCTCGGACCTGAACCGCTGTGTTCATACACTCCAAAGAAAAAACCGAAAAAGGACTCCTAA
- the hemB gene encoding porphobilinogen synthase, producing MVFDFHRGRRLRRTAVIRDIVRETSLSPADLMMPYFVVETDNQNFKKPISSMPGQFQLSLKQLELQVREAVENGLKSLILFGIPAEKDSVGSQAYAEEGIVQQAVKMIKGLWPDLVVCTDVCLCEFTSHGHCGLIKDGRVLNDPTLDLLAKTALSHAKAGADIVAPSDMMDGRVAAIRELLDESGFEELPIMSYAVKYASAYYGPFREAAESSPQFGDRKTYQMDPANAREGLREAAADVIEGADILMVKPAGPYQDVIRMVRDSFDLPVAAYQVSGEYSMIKAAGINGWIDEKAVVMESLIGLKRAGADLILTYFTEDVLKYMGNK from the coding sequence ATGGTATTCGACTTTCACAGAGGGCGCAGACTCAGACGAACCGCTGTAATTCGCGATATAGTCAGAGAAACGTCCCTTTCCCCCGCTGATTTAATGATGCCTTATTTTGTCGTTGAAACAGACAATCAAAACTTTAAAAAACCTATCTCTTCCATGCCCGGCCAGTTTCAACTAAGCCTTAAACAGCTTGAACTGCAAGTTCGTGAAGCGGTTGAAAACGGACTTAAGAGCCTGATACTTTTCGGAATTCCTGCAGAAAAAGACTCCGTAGGTTCACAGGCCTATGCTGAAGAAGGCATTGTTCAGCAGGCTGTTAAAATGATTAAAGGGCTCTGGCCGGACCTCGTTGTCTGTACTGATGTCTGTCTTTGCGAATTCACGTCGCACGGGCACTGCGGGTTAATCAAGGACGGTAGAGTTCTTAATGATCCGACCCTTGATCTTCTTGCAAAAACAGCTCTCTCTCATGCAAAAGCAGGAGCTGACATAGTAGCCCCTTCCGATATGATGGACGGACGCGTTGCCGCCATTCGCGAGTTGCTTGATGAGTCTGGATTTGAAGAACTTCCCATAATGTCTTACGCTGTGAAATACGCATCTGCATACTACGGACCTTTCAGGGAAGCAGCGGAAAGCTCTCCTCAGTTCGGCGACCGCAAAACCTACCAGATGGACCCTGCAAACGCACGCGAAGGACTTCGCGAGGCAGCCGCAGACGTTATCGAAGGTGCGGATATTCTCATGGTCAAACCGGCAGGACCGTATCAGGATGTCATCCGCATGGTCCGCGACTCCTTTGATTTGCCTGTTGCGGCTTATCAAGTCAGCGGCGAATATTCGATGATCAAAGCAGCCGGAATAAACGGCTGGATTGACGAAAAAGCTGTAGTCATGGAATCTCTTATCGGGCTTAAACGTGCCGGAGCAGATTTAATCCTGACCTACTTCACAGAAGACGTACTCAAATACATGGGTAATAAATAA